From the Candidatus Bathyarchaeota archaeon genome, one window contains:
- a CDS encoding aconitate hydratase: MGKTLSEKIIANHVLNGKTVCGGKIGLVIDHTLTQDSTGTLAYLEFQAMGIPKVRTKLSLSFVDHNMLQNDFRNPDDHLYLQSIAAKYGITFSRPGNGICHQVYLERFARPGYTLLGSDSHTPTAGGMSMIAIGAGGLDVAAAMAGEPFYLEMPKIVGVRLTGKLSPFVSAKDVILEVLRRISVKGAVNKILEYFGPGVKTLTVPERGTITNMGTETGATTSVFPSDEITHEFLKSQGREDQWVELKADEDATYTETIDIDLSTVEPLIALPHSPDNVKTVREVAGTPVAQVCIGSCTNSSLRDLKLVAALLKGKKISDSVSLTISPGSRQVLENLAVSGDLVHIIRAGARVIENGCGPCIGIGQAPPTGAVTLRTFNRNFKGRSGTKDAQIYLVSPETAVAAALTGVITDPRDLKDYPQINLPAEFLVNDNMFIRPETAAQTEILMGPNIKPLPSFTTLPEKLSGEVLLKTGDNISTDDILPGGSQVMSLRSNIPEISKHTFRPVDPEFAERALDRKGGFIVGGENYGQGSSREHAALAPKYLGVKAVIVKSFARIHLANLINFGIVPLTFADKNDYDKISQGDLLELETQNLQADLTIKNLTTGATIPVRCELCDLDCKMIQAGGKLAAIKQKQTSPSSA; this comes from the coding sequence ATGGGCAAGACTTTATCTGAAAAAATAATTGCAAATCACGTTTTAAACGGCAAAACTGTTTGCGGCGGAAAAATCGGGTTAGTTATTGATCATACGTTGACGCAGGATTCTACGGGCACGTTGGCTTATTTAGAGTTCCAAGCGATGGGCATTCCCAAGGTTCGCACTAAACTGAGCCTGAGTTTTGTTGACCACAACATGCTTCAAAACGATTTTCGCAACCCTGATGACCACCTCTACCTGCAAAGCATAGCCGCTAAATACGGCATAACCTTTAGCCGCCCCGGAAACGGCATCTGCCACCAAGTCTACCTTGAACGTTTTGCGCGCCCTGGATACACCTTGCTGGGAAGTGACAGCCACACCCCCACAGCAGGCGGCATGAGCATGATTGCCATAGGCGCAGGCGGCTTAGATGTTGCAGCAGCTATGGCTGGGGAGCCGTTTTATCTGGAGATGCCCAAAATCGTGGGCGTACGCTTAACAGGCAAACTTTCACCGTTTGTTTCCGCCAAAGACGTCATCCTAGAAGTCCTACGAAGAATAAGCGTCAAAGGCGCAGTCAACAAAATCTTAGAGTACTTTGGTCCAGGCGTGAAAACCCTAACTGTTCCAGAACGCGGAACCATAACCAACATGGGCACCGAAACAGGCGCCACCACCTCGGTTTTTCCCTCAGACGAAATCACCCACGAGTTCCTCAAAAGCCAAGGACGCGAAGACCAATGGGTGGAACTTAAAGCCGACGAAGACGCCACCTACACCGAAACAATCGACATAGACCTCTCCACGGTCGAGCCCCTCATCGCCTTGCCCCACAGCCCCGATAACGTCAAAACGGTGCGTGAAGTCGCAGGAACCCCCGTTGCGCAGGTCTGCATAGGAAGCTGCACCAACTCGTCACTACGCGATTTGAAGCTGGTCGCCGCACTGCTCAAAGGAAAGAAAATTAGCGACTCTGTTAGTTTGACCATCTCGCCGGGTTCGAGGCAGGTGTTGGAAAATTTGGCGGTTAGCGGTGATTTGGTGCATATTATTCGTGCGGGTGCGCGTGTGATTGAGAACGGTTGTGGTCCTTGTATTGGTATTGGGCAAGCTCCCCCAACTGGTGCGGTGACGCTTCGCACGTTTAACCGCAACTTCAAAGGACGCTCAGGAACCAAAGACGCCCAAATCTACCTAGTCAGCCCCGAAACCGCCGTAGCCGCCGCCCTAACAGGCGTAATTACTGACCCGCGTGACCTCAAAGATTACCCCCAAATCAACCTGCCCGCAGAGTTTTTGGTAAACGATAACATGTTCATACGCCCCGAAACTGCAGCTCAAACCGAAATCCTCATGGGACCCAACATCAAACCCCTGCCCAGTTTCACGACGCTCCCCGAAAAACTCTCAGGCGAAGTTTTGCTCAAAACGGGTGATAACATATCTACCGACGACATCCTCCCAGGAGGCAGCCAAGTTATGTCTTTGCGCAGTAACATACCAGAAATCAGCAAGCACACTTTTCGACCCGTGGACCCCGAATTTGCAGAGCGCGCATTGGACCGCAAAGGCGGCTTTATTGTCGGCGGTGAAAATTATGGTCAAGGCTCAAGTAGAGAACACGCTGCCTTAGCGCCTAAGTACCTTGGTGTAAAAGCAGTCATTGTCAAGAGCTTCGCGCGTATTCACTTGGCTAACTTGATTAACTTTGGCATTGTGCCCCTAACCTTTGCTGATAAAAACGACTACGACAAGATTTCCCAAGGCGACCTGCTTGAGCTGGAAACCCAAAACCTCCAAGCTGACCTCACAATCAAAAACCTAACCACAGGCGCAACCATTCCCGTGCGGTGCGAACTTTGCGATTTAGACTGCAAAATGATACAGGCAGGCGGAAAACTAGCAGCCATAAAACAAAAACAAACCTCCCCCTCCTCTGCCTAA
- a CDS encoding amino acid permease, producing MISVKAATAVGLGAIIGAGIFVLSGTAIALAGSASLIAFVIVGVIALIIGLELGELGSIMPKAEGGSYSYAYEAFGSELGFITGIMLYFSYASSIAPISLGFGSYLNGLIGLNSNVYPTIFAIILILVLAVVNILGVSKAAKVDLGLVVIKIGILMVFVAFALLFALGNSSLATANFVSDFQPGNISAIFASSVVIFFAYAGFQSISTITNNVKGGGAGAAKAIIFSVIISMILYVLVAVSLLFLLPSSQYTISSDPLSFALQSSGAPDWLFTTVSIGALIATASAVLAIILGSSRVLYQIGSDKLLPKLVRKYDKKRDVAVNGVLISSAIGILMLFSGDIYIMTSISNFGLIFCYLIASFSLIHFRRNKTPATFKTPLYPILPIAAIIGLITLLIGMSKEALIIGAAMILTLLAVYYTLIEAESREAEKIKIFD from the coding sequence ATGATAAGTGTTAAGGCAGCGACGGCGGTTGGGCTTGGCGCTATAATTGGTGCGGGTATATTTGTTTTAAGTGGAACTGCTATTGCCTTGGCTGGCTCGGCTTCGCTTATTGCCTTTGTTATCGTCGGTGTTATCGCTTTAATTATTGGGCTTGAACTGGGCGAATTAGGCTCCATCATGCCTAAAGCTGAAGGCGGCTCTTACTCTTATGCCTACGAAGCTTTTGGCAGCGAACTTGGTTTCATAACTGGCATCATGCTCTATTTTAGCTACGCCTCCTCAATAGCCCCCATATCCCTTGGCTTTGGCTCCTACCTAAACGGCTTAATCGGGTTAAACTCCAACGTTTACCCCACCATATTTGCTATCATCCTGATTTTGGTTCTCGCCGTAGTCAACATTTTAGGCGTGAGCAAAGCCGCAAAGGTCGACTTGGGTTTGGTTGTTATAAAAATCGGTATTCTAATGGTTTTCGTGGCTTTTGCCTTGCTTTTTGCTTTAGGCAACTCTTCCTTGGCAACCGCAAACTTTGTCTCCGACTTCCAACCTGGCAACATAAGCGCCATTTTTGCTTCTAGCGTAGTGATATTTTTTGCGTACGCGGGTTTTCAGTCAATTTCCACAATAACCAACAACGTCAAAGGCGGCGGCGCAGGAGCAGCCAAAGCCATTATCTTCTCCGTAATAATTAGCATGATACTGTATGTTCTGGTTGCAGTTTCTCTTCTATTTCTGCTGCCCTCCAGCCAATACACAATCTCTTCTGACCCCCTCTCTTTTGCCTTGCAATCCTCAGGTGCCCCTGACTGGCTCTTCACCACCGTATCCATCGGCGCTCTAATCGCAACCGCCTCAGCAGTTCTCGCAATAATCCTGGGCTCCTCAAGAGTTCTCTACCAAATAGGCTCAGACAAACTCTTACCCAAACTCGTCAGAAAATACGACAAAAAACGCGACGTAGCTGTAAACGGCGTTTTAATCTCCTCAGCAATTGGAATACTCATGCTCTTCTCAGGCGACATCTACATCATGACCTCCATAAGCAACTTTGGCTTAATCTTCTGCTACCTCATCGCAAGCTTCTCCCTGATTCACTTCAGACGCAACAAAACCCCCGCCACATTCAAAACCCCCCTCTACCCCATCCTCCCCATAGCTGCCATCATCGGCTTAATCACCCTGCTCATAGGCATGTCCAAAGAAGCCCTCATAATCGGCGCCGCCATGATACTAACCCTGCTCGCTGTATACTACACCCTCATAGAAGCTGAATCGCGAGAGGCTGAAAAGATAAAAATCTTCGACTAA
- a CDS encoding archaeal proteasome endopeptidase complex subunit alpha, with the protein MSVFAAPGAYDRAITVFSPDGRLFQVEYAMELVNRGATILGIQCAEGVVLGAEESLEPLEEAGYSWKIFRVDEHVGAAIVGLSSDARILIDQARVYAQSNKLTYDEPIDTEVVTKRICDIQQMYTQHAGVRPFGVSIIFGGADKTGPRVFGTHPSGTYRGYKATALGAGRETVISILKEEYKEDMSLEDNKKLTVKCLVKALEARQLPPRIKLAVIPTATKKLEMLSDEAVEAYIKQFSSGK; encoded by the coding sequence ATGTCCGTATTTGCAGCACCAGGAGCATATGACCGTGCAATCACCGTTTTTTCCCCGGACGGAAGGCTTTTCCAAGTAGAGTATGCAATGGAGTTGGTCAATCGTGGAGCCACCATCTTAGGCATTCAATGTGCAGAGGGTGTTGTCTTAGGCGCTGAGGAGAGTCTTGAACCCCTTGAAGAAGCGGGTTATTCTTGGAAAATCTTTCGTGTAGACGAGCATGTTGGCGCGGCTATTGTGGGTTTGAGTTCTGACGCCCGCATTCTAATTGACCAAGCACGTGTTTACGCTCAAAGTAATAAACTAACATACGATGAACCCATAGACACCGAAGTTGTAACCAAACGCATCTGCGACATACAGCAAATGTACACCCAACATGCAGGTGTAAGACCCTTTGGCGTGAGCATAATCTTTGGTGGCGCAGACAAAACTGGACCACGCGTCTTTGGCACACATCCTTCTGGAACATACCGCGGCTACAAGGCAACCGCTTTGGGCGCTGGAAGAGAAACCGTTATTTCAATACTCAAAGAAGAATACAAAGAAGACATGAGCCTAGAAGACAACAAAAAACTCACCGTAAAGTGCCTCGTAAAGGCCCTTGAAGCACGGCAACTGCCGCCCCGCATAAAACTTGCAGTTATCCCCACAGCCACAAAGAAGTTAGAGATGCTCTCGGACGAAGCTGTAGAAGCGTACATCAAACAGTTTA
- a CDS encoding Mrp/NBP35 family ATP-binding protein, producing the protein MGKIKHKIAVISGKGGVGKSTVTVNLAAALAKSGLAVGVLDADIHGPSVPRLLGLTGAQVQYGPPGAFPVSGPLGMKVVSIDFFVDEEVPTIWRGPLKMGAIRQFLQDIVWGELDVLLIDLPPGTGDEPLSVAQLLPEIDGVVVVTMPSELSSTIVKKAITFARRLNMPIIGVVENMSGFICPHCGEKTDIFPAGGAQKMTKESGVDFLGSIPIDPRVGAQADQGKPFVVEQTDSAAAKAFQEIVSKIQTYLKMREQQQTPNQNSPD; encoded by the coding sequence ATGGGTAAAATTAAGCATAAAATTGCGGTTATTAGCGGTAAAGGCGGCGTGGGTAAGAGTACGGTGACGGTGAATTTGGCGGCGGCGTTAGCTAAGAGTGGGCTTGCGGTGGGGGTTTTGGATGCGGATATTCATGGTCCTAGTGTGCCGCGGCTGCTGGGTTTGACTGGTGCGCAGGTTCAGTATGGTCCTCCGGGTGCGTTTCCTGTATCTGGGCCTTTGGGTATGAAGGTGGTTTCGATTGACTTTTTTGTGGATGAGGAGGTTCCTACGATTTGGCGTGGACCGTTGAAGATGGGGGCTATTCGCCAGTTTTTGCAAGATATTGTGTGGGGTGAGTTGGATGTTTTGCTTATTGATTTGCCTCCGGGGACTGGTGATGAGCCGTTGAGTGTTGCGCAGTTGTTGCCTGAAATTGATGGCGTGGTGGTGGTTACTATGCCCAGCGAGTTGTCTAGCACCATTGTTAAGAAGGCTATAACGTTTGCGCGTAGGCTAAACATGCCCATCATCGGCGTGGTGGAGAACATGAGCGGCTTTATTTGTCCTCACTGCGGCGAAAAAACCGACATATTCCCTGCGGGCGGCGCCCAAAAAATGACCAAAGAATCAGGCGTAGACTTTCTTGGCAGCATACCCATAGACCCCCGCGTTGGCGCCCAAGCTGATCAAGGCAAACCCTTTGTTGTGGAGCAAACCGACTCCGCTGCAGCTAAAGCGTTCCAAGAAATCGTCTCAAAAATCCAAACATACCTCAAAATGCGCGAACAACAACAAACCCCAAACCAAAACAGCCCAGACTAA
- a CDS encoding ATP-binding protein, producing MTVIVIEPSFESLEYRESEEGINQALSTIDYRLSVLAGTVKDHSALDDTYAFVQNQTPDYPDLNFIGETFENLNINLVAVRSNNGTLLYCQSYALDNSSLIETSANTKQALALDDVIWLFSSVEDKNFGLMLLDEEPVFVATAPIVNSRFEGPIAGGMLFGKYVNAQELEQLQSIMYMNFSLGTIPDFSATENEAVASLLAGNPIVVKEQSPEVVCGYTIVEDIHSEPLFVLQVFQNRLAYQQSQFVMNTSFIFLAVLSVLVAIASLIFLERNVVEPMTKLASYVQETSFEKTESDDLPRFASEETALVAKAVKDSLTQRLDAMRDVSTMVAHDLRNPLTGIKGASYLLQNKYGAQLGEQGTALLETINDCVEYSDKIVKDLLDYSTEIKLDKTQTDPKKLVDTILSRFSIPENIQVINKTQNQPQFWVDTTKMQRVFSNLTKNAFDAMPNGGTLTITSKKTGNYAEISFSDTGIGMPKEVIDKLWVPFFTTKAKGMGVGLSITKRILEAHNATIKVHSTPNKGTTFTIHLPTTNPK from the coding sequence GTGACAGTGATAGTTATTGAGCCCAGCTTTGAGAGTTTGGAGTACCGCGAAAGTGAGGAAGGCATCAATCAGGCCCTAAGCACAATAGACTATCGCCTCTCGGTTTTAGCGGGAACCGTAAAAGACCATTCTGCCTTGGATGATACCTATGCTTTTGTCCAAAACCAAACCCCTGACTATCCTGACTTGAACTTTATTGGAGAAACTTTTGAAAACCTAAACATCAACCTCGTTGCCGTTCGAAGCAACAACGGAACCTTGCTTTATTGCCAATCTTATGCCCTTGACAATTCAAGCTTGATTGAGACCTCTGCAAACACAAAGCAAGCGCTAGCCTTGGATGATGTTATCTGGCTGTTTTCTTCTGTTGAGGACAAAAACTTTGGTCTTATGCTCTTGGATGAGGAGCCCGTGTTTGTGGCTACGGCTCCGATTGTGAACAGCCGCTTTGAAGGTCCCATCGCGGGGGGCATGCTTTTTGGCAAATATGTGAATGCGCAAGAACTTGAGCAACTGCAAAGCATCATGTACATGAACTTCTCTTTAGGCACAATACCTGATTTTAGCGCTACCGAAAATGAGGCAGTGGCTTCTTTGCTTGCAGGCAATCCCATAGTGGTAAAAGAACAAAGCCCAGAAGTTGTCTGTGGCTACACCATAGTTGAGGATATTCATTCAGAACCCTTGTTTGTCCTGCAGGTTTTCCAAAACAGGTTAGCCTACCAGCAAAGCCAATTCGTCATGAACACCTCCTTTATTTTCCTTGCAGTGCTTTCAGTTTTAGTTGCTATTGCCTCTTTGATTTTCCTTGAAAGAAACGTCGTAGAACCCATGACCAAACTGGCATCATACGTGCAGGAAACCTCTTTTGAAAAAACAGAATCCGATGACCTCCCAAGATTCGCCAGTGAAGAAACCGCCCTGGTCGCAAAAGCCGTCAAAGACTCCCTAACTCAACGCCTCGACGCCATGCGAGACGTCTCCACCATGGTCGCCCATGACCTGCGCAACCCCCTAACTGGAATCAAAGGTGCCTCCTACCTTCTACAAAACAAATACGGTGCACAACTTGGAGAACAAGGAACCGCCCTGCTTGAAACCATCAACGACTGCGTAGAATACTCCGATAAAATCGTAAAAGACCTCCTTGACTACTCCACCGAAATAAAACTAGACAAAACCCAAACAGACCCCAAAAAACTAGTCGACACAATCCTTTCCCGCTTCAGCATCCCCGAAAACATCCAAGTAATCAACAAAACACAAAACCAACCCCAATTCTGGGTAGACACCACCAAAATGCAGCGCGTCTTTAGCAACCTAACAAAAAACGCTTTTGACGCCATGCCAAACGGCGGCACCCTCACCATAACCAGCAAAAAAACTGGAAACTACGCCGAAATCAGCTTCTCCGACACCGGCATAGGCATGCCCAAAGAAGTCATAGACAAACTCTGGGTACCGTTCTTCACCACCAAAGCAAAAGGCATGGGCGTAGGCCTCTCCATAACCAAACGCATACTCGAAGCCCACAACGCAACCATAAAAGTCCACAGCACCCCAAACAAAGGCACCACCTTCACCATCCACCTCCCCACAACCAACCCAAAATAA
- the albA gene encoding DNA-binding protein Alba, translating into MKNTEKQQDVIFVGNKPPMSYVLAIITAFSSGSLKEITLKARGQAITTAVDVAEIARNRFIKDLKVSKIAIGTAEMPPREGETRTRMVSTIEISVNKP; encoded by the coding sequence ATGAAAAATACGGAAAAACAACAAGACGTCATATTCGTCGGAAACAAACCACCAATGAGCTATGTCTTAGCTATCATAACGGCTTTTTCTTCAGGGAGCCTAAAGGAAATAACCCTTAAAGCAAGAGGTCAAGCAATAACCACCGCAGTCGACGTTGCTGAAATCGCCCGAAACCGCTTCATAAAAGACCTCAAAGTAAGCAAAATCGCAATCGGAACCGCCGAGATGCCACCACGAGAAGGCGAAACCAGAACCCGCATGGTATCCACCATAGAAATAAGCGTAAACAAACCATAG
- a CDS encoding Coenzyme F420 hydrogenase/dehydrogenase, beta subunit C-terminal domain — protein sequence MQTKSDSLIAYNVLNKKIISNGFCTLCGACEAACPTHAISIEGEKHRRLHDCSKDLDLCPICYEACPHSEALLLRTLKAVSDAPGKNEALGYYRKIVLAQATDPELRKLSRGGGVVTSLLTYGVEKKRFDSAIVSRAEPDNPAKPKASVAVVQDDIISAVGSKFFPSPVAKAYGSAVYGYGKQKIAFVGVPCHVLALRKLEAWQHKIGDNLDITIGLFCFGTFSMSALLKYIEDNYHVKPSEIKHMRLSSKFIVQTEKDTIRIPISEIESIIMPSCRTCTDFTNELADISVGSAYPLEEWSTVIIRTKDGEDFFYDAVENGVINTWVIEQEPRVFERVVRAAIQKRKSALEEAKHFEEKYGYLPVLMLREAEELSQVKVADIMTKNVKTVQGTVSVQDLLDLMAKQHHIGYPVVNQKEEPIGLITLEEASQTDKSKRATTTVKEILNKKPISVKPDDTAMDAFKKMTKHETGRVLVVDPENPKKIIGMVTKTDLMHTMINQQ from the coding sequence ATGCAGACCAAAAGCGATTCTCTCATAGCCTATAATGTTTTGAACAAAAAAATAATCAGCAATGGGTTCTGTACTTTGTGTGGAGCATGTGAGGCTGCTTGTCCTACCCATGCAATATCTATTGAAGGTGAAAAGCATCGGCGTTTGCATGATTGCTCTAAGGATTTGGATTTGTGTCCGATTTGTTATGAGGCGTGTCCGCATTCTGAGGCGCTTTTGCTAAGAACTCTTAAAGCCGTTTCTGATGCGCCTGGCAAGAATGAAGCGTTGGGTTACTACCGTAAAATAGTTCTCGCGCAAGCCACTGACCCTGAACTGCGAAAGCTTAGCCGCGGTGGAGGAGTGGTTACTTCACTTCTAACCTATGGCGTAGAAAAGAAGCGTTTTGACAGCGCCATTGTATCCCGCGCCGAACCCGATAATCCCGCTAAACCCAAAGCCTCCGTAGCTGTAGTACAAGACGACATTATCTCGGCTGTGGGCAGCAAATTCTTCCCCTCCCCTGTAGCCAAAGCATACGGCAGCGCAGTTTACGGATACGGCAAACAAAAAATCGCCTTCGTGGGTGTGCCCTGCCACGTTTTAGCCCTTCGCAAACTGGAAGCTTGGCAACACAAAATCGGAGACAACCTAGACATCACCATCGGACTATTCTGTTTTGGCACATTCTCCATGAGCGCCCTGCTCAAATACATCGAAGATAACTACCACGTTAAACCCTCAGAAATCAAACACATGCGCCTCTCCTCCAAATTTATCGTGCAAACCGAAAAAGACACCATACGCATCCCCATATCCGAAATCGAAAGCATCATCATGCCCAGCTGCCGAACCTGCACGGACTTCACCAACGAATTAGCCGACATATCCGTAGGCAGTGCCTACCCGCTTGAAGAATGGTCCACAGTAATCATTCGAACCAAAGACGGCGAAGACTTCTTCTATGACGCAGTGGAAAACGGCGTGATTAACACTTGGGTTATCGAGCAAGAGCCCCGCGTGTTTGAACGGGTCGTTCGCGCTGCGATTCAGAAACGTAAATCTGCCCTTGAAGAAGCCAAGCACTTCGAAGAAAAATACGGCTACCTCCCCGTGCTCATGCTACGCGAAGCCGAAGAACTCTCCCAAGTCAAAGTCGCCGACATCATGACCAAAAACGTCAAAACCGTCCAAGGAACCGTTTCCGTCCAAGACCTCCTTGACCTCATGGCAAAACAACACCACATCGGCTACCCCGTCGTAAACCAAAAAGAAGAACCCATCGGGCTCATCACCTTAGAAGAAGCCTCCCAAACCGACAAATCAAAACGCGCAACCACAACCGTCAAAGAAATCCTAAACAAAAAACCCATATCCGTCAAACCCGACGACACCGCCATGGATGCTTTCAAGAAAATGACCAAACACGAAACCGGACGAGTCCTCGTAGTAGACCCCGAAAACCCAAAGAAAATCATAGGCATGGTCACCAAAACCGACCTCATGCACACCATGATAAACCAACAGTAA